One window from the genome of Streptomyces sp. NBC_00708 encodes:
- a CDS encoding FAD-dependent oxidoreductase, with protein sequence MPAEGRSRFSRTDAPAVAVIGGGIAGLAAATALAERGARVTLYEQGEALGGRVSGWRTRLADGSTATVSRGFHAFFRQYYNLRGLLRRTDPALARLTPLPDYPLRHSGGLTDSFARVPRTPPLSALGFAALSPTFGWRDLAAMNPGAALPLLDVRVPQVYERFDSMGATAFLERVRFPEAAHHLAFEVFSRSFFADPRTLSAAELVLMFHIYFLGSAEGLLFDVPDAPFPQCLWEPLGDYLQSLGAEILTGTPVRGVRPGDGAGTEVRTDSVVRPYDAVVLALDARGLRRLVAGSPGLGDPAWRDDIAALRTAPPFLVSRLWLDRPVDPDRAAFLGTSGYGGLDNISVLERYEDEAARWSARSGGSVVELHAYAVDSGAARGEVEARLVGQLHEVYPETRRARVVDARHEWRSDCPLFPVGSYHRRPTVRGPHRWLTLAGDSVRCDLPVALMERAATTGFLAANALLAGWNVRGQVLWTVPRAGRSSLLRALGRLAER encoded by the coding sequence ATGCCCGCGGAGGGCCGTAGCCGGTTCTCCCGCACGGATGCGCCGGCGGTGGCCGTGATCGGGGGCGGCATCGCCGGTCTGGCCGCCGCGACCGCGCTGGCCGAACGCGGCGCGCGCGTCACGCTGTACGAGCAAGGGGAAGCGCTCGGCGGCCGGGTGAGCGGGTGGCGCACCCGCCTGGCCGACGGCTCCACGGCGACCGTGAGCCGTGGCTTTCACGCCTTCTTCCGTCAGTACTACAACCTGCGCGGTCTCCTGCGGCGCACCGATCCCGCCCTCGCCCGGCTCACGCCCCTGCCGGACTATCCCCTGCGCCACAGCGGCGGGCTCACGGACAGTTTCGCCCGTGTCCCCCGGACGCCGCCGCTGAGCGCCCTCGGATTCGCCGCCCTGAGCCCGACGTTCGGCTGGCGTGATCTCGCCGCGATGAATCCCGGGGCGGCGCTGCCTCTCCTGGATGTGCGCGTACCGCAGGTCTACGAACGCTTCGACTCCATGGGCGCGACCGCCTTCCTCGAACGGGTCCGCTTCCCGGAGGCGGCCCACCATCTGGCGTTCGAGGTGTTCTCGCGCAGCTTCTTCGCCGACCCCCGCACGTTGTCCGCGGCCGAACTCGTGCTGATGTTCCACATCTACTTCCTCGGGTCCGCCGAGGGGCTGCTCTTCGACGTGCCCGACGCCCCGTTCCCGCAGTGCCTCTGGGAGCCGCTGGGCGACTACCTCCAGAGCCTGGGGGCGGAGATCCTGACCGGAACACCGGTGCGCGGGGTGCGGCCCGGGGACGGTGCGGGAACGGAGGTACGTACGGACTCCGTCGTACGGCCGTACGACGCGGTTGTCCTCGCCCTCGACGCGCGGGGGCTGCGCCGGCTCGTGGCCGGGTCGCCGGGCCTCGGTGACCCGGCATGGCGCGACGACATCGCCGCTCTGCGCACGGCGCCGCCGTTCCTGGTTTCACGGCTCTGGCTGGACCGGCCCGTGGACCCCGATCGCGCCGCGTTCCTCGGCACCAGCGGCTACGGCGGCCTGGACAACATCAGCGTCCTGGAACGCTATGAGGACGAGGCCGCCCGTTGGTCCGCGCGCAGTGGGGGCTCGGTGGTGGAGCTGCACGCATACGCCGTCGACAGCGGCGCGGCACGCGGTGAGGTCGAGGCCCGGCTCGTCGGCCAGTTGCACGAGGTGTACCCGGAGACCCGGCGGGCCCGGGTGGTGGACGCCCGGCACGAGTGGCGGTCCGACTGCCCGCTGTTTCCCGTCGGCTCGTATCACCGGCGCCCCACGGTACGCGGACCCCACCGCTGGCTGACCCTTGCCGGTGACTCGGTGCGCTGCGACCTCCCCGTGGCGCTGATGGAACGCGCCGCCACCACCGGGTTCCTGGCCGCCAACGCTCTGCTCGCCGGCTGGAACGTCCGGGGTCAGGTGCTGTGGACGGTGCCCCGGGCGGGGCGCTCGTCGTTGCTGCGCGCGCTCGGCCGCCTCGCGGAGCGCTGA
- a CDS encoding DUF5914 domain-containing protein — protein MTEHERRARWTPPLRRRRGPGWAAQTPTWQAARPALISAALERASARPSGNWFVVGASRDVRAGGGPYGRTVGGVEVVLWRSDKGEPHAGPGICPHLGAPLRDSRVVCGTLVCHWHGLALDGEPFAGWKPYPVHDDGVLLWVRLDAVGGEVPTERPDVVDRPAPGTALEAVFTAVGRCEPQDVVANRLDPWHGSWFHPYSFADLTVRRTPTGADGDAFVVDVSFRVTNRLVVPVRAEFTAPGPRTVLMRITEGEGASSVVETHATPLTAAHAVRPRTAVVEAIVAASDRRGFALARVAAPVLRPLMRRTAGRLWRDDLAYAERRWSLRGTGRFPG, from the coding sequence GTGACGGAACATGAGCGCCGGGCCCGCTGGACACCGCCGTTGCGCCGGCGCCGGGGGCCCGGCTGGGCCGCGCAGACGCCCACCTGGCAGGCGGCCCGCCCCGCCCTGATCTCCGCAGCGCTCGAACGGGCCTCGGCGCGCCCCTCCGGCAACTGGTTCGTCGTCGGAGCCTCCCGGGACGTACGGGCCGGCGGAGGCCCGTACGGCAGGACCGTCGGCGGTGTCGAAGTGGTGCTGTGGCGCTCGGACAAGGGCGAACCGCATGCCGGGCCGGGCATCTGCCCCCATCTGGGCGCCCCGCTGCGCGACAGCCGGGTGGTGTGCGGCACGCTGGTCTGCCACTGGCACGGACTCGCCCTCGACGGCGAGCCGTTCGCCGGCTGGAAGCCGTACCCCGTGCACGACGACGGAGTCCTGCTCTGGGTGCGGCTGGACGCGGTCGGGGGCGAAGTACCCACCGAACGCCCGGACGTGGTGGACCGTCCCGCGCCGGGCACCGCGCTGGAGGCGGTGTTCACCGCGGTCGGCCGCTGCGAACCGCAGGATGTCGTGGCCAACCGGCTCGACCCCTGGCACGGATCGTGGTTCCACCCCTACTCGTTCGCGGACCTGACGGTGAGACGGACACCGACGGGGGCCGATGGCGATGCCTTCGTCGTGGACGTCTCCTTCCGGGTGACGAACCGTCTGGTCGTGCCGGTACGGGCCGAGTTCACCGCACCCGGTCCGCGTACGGTCCTGATGCGCATCACCGAGGGGGAGGGCGCCTCCTCGGTGGTGGAGACCCATGCCACGCCGCTCACCGCCGCCCACGCCGTACGGCCGAGGACGGCGGTGGTCGAGGCGATCGTCGCCGCGTCGGACCGCAGGGGCTTCGCTCTGGCACGGGTCGCCGCCCCCGTGCTGCGGCCGTTGATGCGCCGCACCGCCGGCCGCCTGTGGCGCGACGACCTCGCCTACGCGGAGCGGCGGTGGTCCCTGCGCGGCACGGGCCGGTTCCCCGGGTGA
- a CDS encoding phytoene/squalene synthase family protein — MTRRELDAAGITDPTLRAAYTHCRRLNARHGKTYFLAARLLPVERRSAVHALYGFARWADDIVDDLDRRLTGHARDRLLRRLEADLAHGLCAGDGDEPVVRAVADTAARYAIDHSLFADFLVSMRSDLSVTDYPAYSDLLAYMHGSAAVIGLQILPVLGTTGPREEAAPHAAALGVAFQLTNFLRDVGEDLDRGRVYLPADLLAAHGVDRALLEWSRRTGRRDRRIRAALVAAEALTRGVYREAEPGIAILDPRVRPCIRTAFTLYGGILDAIAGQDYAVLHHRAVVSRGRRATTAAYGALRTVGARWRARAGAGAGAPAGGRGQ, encoded by the coding sequence ATGACCCGTCGTGAACTCGACGCCGCAGGCATCACCGATCCCACGCTGCGCGCCGCCTACACGCACTGCCGCCGGCTCAACGCCCGGCACGGCAAGACCTACTTCCTGGCCGCCCGGCTGCTGCCGGTGGAGCGCCGTTCCGCGGTCCACGCGCTGTACGGCTTCGCCCGCTGGGCGGACGACATCGTCGACGACCTCGACCGCCGGCTGACGGGGCACGCGCGCGACCGGCTGCTGCGGCGCCTGGAGGCCGACCTGGCACACGGCCTGTGTGCGGGCGACGGCGACGAGCCCGTGGTGCGTGCCGTCGCCGACACGGCCGCCCGCTACGCCATCGACCACAGCCTGTTCGCCGACTTCCTGGTCTCCATGCGCAGCGACCTGAGCGTCACCGACTATCCCGCCTACTCCGACCTGCTGGCCTATATGCACGGCTCCGCCGCGGTCATCGGACTGCAGATACTGCCGGTGCTCGGCACGACCGGGCCCCGGGAGGAGGCGGCGCCGCACGCGGCGGCTCTCGGCGTGGCCTTCCAGCTCACCAACTTCCTCCGGGACGTGGGTGAGGACCTCGACCGGGGCCGGGTCTACCTCCCGGCCGACCTGCTCGCCGCCCATGGCGTGGACCGGGCGCTGCTGGAGTGGAGCCGGCGAACGGGGAGGCGGGACCGGCGGATCCGTGCCGCCCTGGTCGCGGCCGAAGCCCTGACGCGGGGCGTGTACCGGGAGGCGGAGCCGGGCATCGCGATACTCGATCCGCGGGTGCGCCCCTGCATCCGCACCGCGTTCACCCTGTACGGCGGCATCCTCGACGCGATCGCCGGCCAGGACTACGCCGTGCTGCACCACCGCGCGGTGGTGTCCCGCGGGCGCCGTGCGACGACAGCCGCGTACGGAGCCCTGCGCACCGTCGGAGCGCGCTGGCGCGCCCGCGCCGGGGCCGGGGCCGGTGCTCCGGCGGGAGGGCGGGGGCAGTGA
- the crtI gene encoding phytoene desaturase family protein, with amino-acid sequence MRTVPGPTDHVVVVGAGLSGLSCALHLLGAGRRVTVVERDAGPGGRAGRLDLGGFRLDTGPTVLTMPHLAEEAFAAVGDSLHARVELMALDPAYRANFADGSTLDVHTDGEAMEEEVRRFAGPAQAAGYRRLRTWLERLHRAQMRRFIDANFDSPFQLLHPDLARLAALGGFGRLDRRIGRFLSDPRLRRVFTFQALYAGVAPARALAAYAVIAYMDTVAGVWFPKGGMYALPRAMADAARDAGADLRWSAEVNTLERPAGRVRAVHLATGERIACDAVVLSCELPSAYRLMGRSPRRPVRLRHAPSAVVLHAGTDRTWPGLAHHTLSFGTAWERTFDELTRTGRLMSDPSLLITRPTAHDPALAPPGKHLHYVLAPCPNTEVGPSTTAWRTLGPRYRDDLAATLERRGLEGFRDSVQEELLVTPLDWAAQGHAAGSPFSVSHTFAQTGPFRPRNLVSGLDNVVLAGCGTTPGVGVPTVLISGKLAAARVVGSSRRTPSTAPVRHAAPAALAEGIHDPS; translated from the coding sequence GTGAGAACGGTCCCGGGGCCCACCGATCACGTCGTGGTCGTGGGCGCGGGGCTCTCCGGCCTCTCCTGCGCGCTCCACCTGCTCGGCGCAGGACGCCGGGTCACGGTCGTCGAGCGCGACGCCGGGCCGGGCGGCAGAGCCGGACGCCTGGACCTCGGCGGCTTCCGGCTGGACACCGGGCCGACCGTGCTGACCATGCCCCACCTGGCGGAGGAGGCCTTCGCCGCCGTGGGCGACAGCCTGCACGCGCGTGTGGAACTGATGGCCCTGGACCCCGCCTACCGGGCGAACTTCGCCGACGGGAGCACACTCGACGTCCACACCGACGGCGAGGCGATGGAAGAGGAGGTCCGGCGCTTCGCCGGACCGGCCCAGGCCGCGGGCTACCGCAGACTCCGCACATGGCTGGAGCGGCTCCACCGGGCGCAGATGCGGCGGTTCATCGACGCCAACTTCGACTCCCCCTTCCAGCTGCTCCACCCGGATCTGGCCCGGCTGGCGGCGCTCGGCGGCTTCGGACGCCTCGACCGCCGCATCGGCCGCTTCCTCTCCGACCCCCGGCTGCGCCGCGTCTTCACCTTCCAGGCCCTGTACGCCGGAGTCGCCCCCGCGCGGGCCCTCGCGGCGTACGCCGTGATCGCCTACATGGACACCGTGGCCGGCGTCTGGTTCCCCAAGGGCGGCATGTACGCGCTCCCTCGCGCGATGGCCGACGCCGCCCGCGACGCCGGTGCCGATCTGCGGTGGTCGGCCGAGGTGAACACCCTGGAACGGCCGGCCGGCCGGGTACGGGCCGTCCACCTGGCCACGGGGGAGCGGATCGCCTGCGACGCGGTGGTGCTCTCCTGCGAACTGCCCTCCGCCTACCGGCTCATGGGACGCTCACCGCGCCGCCCGGTCCGGCTGCGCCACGCGCCCTCGGCGGTGGTCCTCCACGCCGGCACCGACCGCACCTGGCCCGGCCTCGCCCACCACACACTGTCGTTCGGCACCGCGTGGGAACGGACCTTCGACGAGCTGACCCGCACCGGACGGCTGATGAGCGACCCGTCGCTGCTCATCACCCGCCCCACGGCGCACGATCCCGCCCTGGCGCCGCCCGGCAAGCACCTGCACTACGTACTGGCTCCCTGCCCGAACACCGAAGTGGGCCCCTCCACCACCGCCTGGCGGACCCTCGGACCGCGCTACCGCGACGACCTGGCGGCGACCCTGGAACGCCGTGGCCTGGAGGGCTTCCGGGACAGTGTCCAGGAGGAGTTGCTCGTGACACCGCTCGACTGGGCCGCCCAGGGGCATGCGGCGGGCAGCCCCTTCTCGGTCTCCCACACATTCGCCCAGACCGGTCCGTTCAGGCCCCGCAACCTCGTGAGCGGCCTGGACAACGTCGTACTGGCCGGGTGCGGCACCACTCCGGGCGTCGGGGTGCCGACCGTGCTCATCAGCGGAAAGCTCGCCGCGGCGCGCGTTGTGGGCAGCAGCCGCCGTACCCCGTCCACCGCGCCGGTCCGCCACGCCGCGCCCGCCGCTCTCGCGGAAGGTATCCATGACCCGTCGTGA
- a CDS encoding GPP34 family phosphoprotein — MTTAKDLFIIAMDPDHSVGQGDLSLALAGAELIDLVGAGAVVVDGDRIVPGESPAPDDRLLREAAGGLVPQAPHEPVEDWLWRRGRDLAATYQAALEEDGELTRERTGRLSLGAERVQPADTPTGRRAAERWAEKEPVLAALASAVGVDGAQLGDEPGFEDEAVTTVMAAVHDAVMELEAVRQRRTIENAAFANVWRGP, encoded by the coding sequence ATGACCACGGCGAAAGACCTGTTCATCATCGCCATGGACCCGGACCACTCCGTGGGGCAGGGCGACCTCTCGCTCGCCCTGGCGGGAGCCGAGCTGATCGATCTCGTCGGAGCGGGCGCGGTCGTCGTGGACGGCGACCGCATCGTGCCGGGCGAGTCCCCGGCACCGGACGACCGGCTCCTGCGCGAAGCAGCCGGCGGGCTCGTTCCGCAGGCACCCCACGAGCCGGTCGAGGACTGGCTCTGGCGACGCGGCCGGGACCTCGCGGCCACCTATCAGGCCGCGCTGGAGGAGGACGGCGAGCTGACGCGCGAGCGAACCGGCCGTCTTTCCCTCGGAGCGGAACGCGTGCAGCCGGCCGATACGCCCACGGGGAGGCGCGCCGCCGAGCGCTGGGCGGAGAAGGAGCCCGTCCTCGCCGCCCTGGCCTCGGCCGTCGGCGTCGACGGCGCGCAACTCGGCGACGAGCCCGGCTTCGAGGACGAGGCGGTGACAACCGTGATGGCCGCCGTCCACGACGCGGTGATGGAGCTGGAAGCCGTACGCCAGCGGCGCACGATCGAGAACGCCGCCTTCGCCAATGTCTGGCGCGGCCCCTGA
- a CDS encoding MSMEG_6728 family protein has product MQTFLPFPDFTESARVLDPKRLGKQRVEALQVFRGLTVPGYGWRRHPAVRMWAGYEEALVRYGLDICAVWTAEGRADTCADTLVRDFRAHRAAVTVRSQDRLGADGDLPQWLGTADFHRSHQSALVRKDPEHYRDRFPHVPDDLPYVWPTSDRSCDPEPG; this is encoded by the coding sequence ATGCAGACATTCCTTCCCTTCCCGGATTTCACGGAGTCGGCCCGCGTCCTGGACCCCAAACGACTGGGCAAGCAGCGGGTGGAGGCCCTGCAGGTGTTCCGCGGCCTGACCGTGCCGGGTTACGGGTGGCGCCGGCATCCGGCGGTCCGTATGTGGGCGGGGTACGAGGAGGCGTTGGTCCGGTACGGGCTGGACATCTGCGCGGTCTGGACGGCCGAGGGGCGCGCCGACACCTGCGCGGACACCCTGGTACGGGACTTCCGGGCCCACCGGGCCGCCGTAACGGTCCGGTCCCAGGACCGGCTCGGCGCGGACGGAGATCTCCCGCAGTGGCTGGGTACGGCGGACTTCCACCGGAGCCACCAGTCGGCGCTGGTCCGCAAGGACCCGGAGCACTACCGCGACCGCTTCCCCCACGTACCGGACGACCTGCCCTACGTATGGCCGACGTCGGACCGCTCCTGCGATCCGGAACCCGGATGA
- a CDS encoding MarR family transcriptional regulator, with protein MSATLREYSQKELAAQPIGAWAGMAGRLVVGALREQLAVEDLAQPHWWTLNHVAGEPGTWTRAALAERLAKWDDLGTDFDKVFDDLVDRGWLTEDRGLMTLTEAGEDGRVRARDRNLRVHQQVHEGVGTADFVTTINVLRRMVANLGGDGNLPG; from the coding sequence ATGAGCGCGACGCTCAGGGAGTACTCGCAGAAGGAACTGGCCGCCCAGCCCATCGGGGCATGGGCGGGCATGGCGGGCAGGCTGGTGGTCGGAGCCCTTCGCGAGCAGCTGGCGGTGGAGGACCTCGCGCAGCCGCATTGGTGGACGCTCAACCACGTGGCCGGGGAACCGGGTACGTGGACCCGCGCGGCGCTGGCCGAGCGGCTGGCGAAATGGGACGACCTCGGTACCGACTTCGACAAGGTCTTCGACGACCTCGTGGACCGGGGCTGGCTGACGGAGGACAGGGGGCTCATGACGCTGACCGAGGCGGGGGAGGACGGGCGCGTCCGGGCCAGGGACCGCAATCTGCGCGTGCACCAGCAGGTGCACGAAGGCGTCGGCACGGCCGACTTCGTGACCACGATCAACGTGCTGCGCCGCATGGTCGCCAACCTCGGCGGCGACGGCAACCTGCCCGGCTGA
- a CDS encoding MerR family transcriptional regulator, with amino-acid sequence MTATDATEQELSIGEVAGRTGLSVHALRFYEREDLLVGPVRRTSGGRRRYTPFDVEWLLICVKLRESGMPLADLRHFAELVRRGPGNEAERLRLLDGHRQRVEAQIQALEECRSVIAWKVGVYEEHLARGAAGGLWDPTP; translated from the coding sequence ATGACAGCCACCGACGCCACCGAGCAGGAGCTGAGCATCGGCGAGGTCGCCGGGCGAACCGGACTGAGCGTGCACGCCCTGCGCTTCTACGAGCGCGAAGACCTGCTCGTCGGGCCGGTCCGGCGCACGTCGGGCGGCCGGCGGCGCTACACCCCCTTCGACGTCGAATGGCTGCTGATCTGCGTCAAGCTCCGCGAATCCGGGATGCCCCTCGCCGACCTCCGGCACTTCGCCGAACTGGTGCGCCGCGGACCGGGCAACGAGGCGGAGCGCCTTCGCCTGCTCGACGGGCACCGACAGCGCGTCGAGGCGCAGATCCAGGCGCTGGAGGAGTGCCGGTCCGTCATCGCCTGGAAGGTCGGCGTCTATGAAGAGCACCTCGCCCGGGGCGCGGCCGGCGGGCTCTGGGACCCGACCCCCTGA
- a CDS encoding alpha/beta fold hydrolase, producing the protein MTLPDQSNGTDGNAALRPVRGQRPMRRARAAVLLLHGGRSESLEPPAVLNLPALRMRPFATAVLRALADEDVFVGHVRYRHRGWNGGNAHPVADTRRALSELYEATGPVPVVLVGHSMGGRAALRAAADPQVRGVVALAPWCPPHEPATHLRGRAVVALHDESDRVTRASDTWSYLSRAQSAGARAYGLRMPIGGHTMIRDARRWQRIAAEATTGLLGITPLPAPLEEGATWSGEPVVRLP; encoded by the coding sequence ATGACTCTCCCCGACCAGTCGAACGGCACCGACGGGAACGCCGCTCTCCGGCCCGTCCGCGGCCAACGCCCGATGCGGCGCGCGCGGGCCGCGGTTCTTCTGCTGCACGGAGGCCGCTCCGAGTCGCTGGAACCTCCCGCGGTCCTCAATCTGCCCGCCCTGCGCATGCGGCCCTTCGCCACGGCCGTCCTGCGGGCCCTCGCCGACGAGGACGTCTTCGTGGGCCACGTCCGCTACCGCCACCGCGGCTGGAACGGCGGGAACGCCCATCCGGTCGCGGACACCCGTCGCGCGCTGAGCGAACTGTACGAGGCCACGGGCCCCGTTCCCGTCGTGCTCGTCGGCCACTCCATGGGCGGTCGGGCGGCGCTGCGGGCTGCCGCCGACCCCCAGGTCAGGGGTGTGGTGGCCCTCGCCCCGTGGTGCCCGCCGCACGAACCGGCCACCCATCTGCGCGGCCGTGCCGTCGTCGCCCTCCACGACGAGAGCGACCGCGTCACCCGGGCCTCGGACACCTGGTCGTACCTCTCCCGCGCCCAGTCCGCCGGTGCCCGCGCCTACGGCCTTCGTATGCCCATCGGGGGCCACACCATGATCCGCGACGCCCGCCGGTGGCAGCGCATCGCCGCGGAGGCGACCACCGGCCTGCTCGGGATCACTCCCCTTCCCGCCCCGCTGGAGGAGGGCGCGACCTGGTCGGGCGAACCGGTCGTCCGGCTGCCGTGA
- a CDS encoding helix-turn-helix transcriptional regulator translates to MDISHTRSTARGRTPVEPQRPTDVKRLRRIRDRIDREYAKPLDVVALARGANLPAGLLGRAFRATYGQSPYAYLTARRMDRATLLLRGGLGVDAVCSAVGCATPGIFVTRFAELVGMTPEAFRGLAADGIEGMPVCVAQRVARAVRNQEAPAPGRPLA, encoded by the coding sequence ATGGACATCTCACACACACGCAGTACCGCGCGGGGGCGTACGCCCGTCGAGCCGCAGCGCCCGACCGATGTGAAACGGCTGCGCCGCATACGTGACCGGATCGACCGCGAGTACGCGAAGCCGCTGGACGTGGTGGCGCTCGCACGCGGGGCGAACCTGCCCGCCGGGCTGCTGGGCCGGGCGTTCCGTGCCACCTACGGGCAGTCCCCGTACGCCTATCTGACGGCACGTCGCATGGACCGCGCGACGCTGCTGCTGCGCGGCGGTCTCGGCGTCGACGCCGTCTGTTCCGCCGTCGGCTGCGCGACGCCGGGGATCTTCGTCACCCGTTTCGCCGAGCTGGTGGGCATGACGCCCGAGGCGTTCCGCGGCCTCGCGGCGGACGGCATCGAGGGGATGCCGGTCTGCGTCGCTCAGCGGGTGGCGAGAGCGGTCAGGAATCAAGAAGCCCCGGCACCGGGACGGCCTCTAGCGTGA
- a CDS encoding glyoxalase, whose protein sequence is MFMETTTNTKTTASLSSVTLEVADIEAARRFYRAFGVDTYVRLRASEDLPGTGFRAFTLALTVSGPATVDGFVAAAVEAGATVLKPAAKSLWGYGGVVQAPDGTIWKIATSAKKDTGPATREIDEVVLLIGVQDVKATKQFYADRGLTVGKSFGGKYAEFTPGGSDPVKLALYKRRALAKDLGVADDDSGAHHIVLGSTGHAFTDPDGFTWEPTASTDADRA, encoded by the coding sequence ATGTTCATGGAAACCACCACGAACACCAAGACCACGGCCTCCCTCTCCTCCGTCACCCTCGAGGTGGCCGACATCGAGGCGGCGCGCCGCTTCTACCGCGCCTTCGGCGTGGACACGTACGTCCGGCTGCGGGCCTCCGAGGACCTGCCCGGCACCGGCTTCCGCGCCTTCACCCTCGCGCTGACCGTGTCCGGACCGGCCACCGTCGACGGCTTCGTCGCCGCCGCGGTGGAGGCCGGTGCCACCGTCCTGAAGCCGGCCGCCAAGTCGCTGTGGGGTTACGGCGGCGTCGTACAGGCCCCGGACGGGACGATCTGGAAGATCGCCACCTCGGCCAAGAAGGACACCGGCCCCGCGACCCGCGAGATCGACGAGGTCGTGCTGCTGATCGGCGTCCAGGATGTGAAGGCCACCAAGCAGTTCTACGCCGACCGGGGGCTCACCGTCGGCAAGAGCTTCGGCGGGAAGTACGCCGAGTTCACCCCCGGCGGCTCCGACCCCGTGAAGCTCGCCCTGTACAAGCGCCGCGCCCTGGCCAAGGACCTCGGCGTCGCCGACGACGACAGCGGCGCCCACCACATCGTTCTCGGCAGCACCGGCCACGCCTTCACCGACCCGGACGGCTTCACCTGGGAGCCCACGGCTTCCACCGACGCCGACCGGGCCTGA
- a CDS encoding DUF6332 family protein: MDMGRESRWEKDAMTVEIVFALVTASVLAATVFAAAFALVVALGVSGPARHPTLTCGAALGAAVGVWRVVRVLRRFDAQRRKGH; this comes from the coding sequence ATGGACATGGGGCGGGAGTCGCGGTGGGAGAAGGATGCGATGACGGTGGAGATCGTCTTCGCTCTCGTCACCGCCTCCGTCCTGGCCGCGACGGTGTTCGCCGCGGCCTTCGCCCTGGTCGTGGCCCTCGGCGTCTCCGGACCGGCCCGGCACCCCACGCTGACCTGCGGCGCGGCGCTCGGAGCGGCCGTCGGCGTATGGCGCGTGGTCCGGGTGCTGCGGCGGTTCGACGCGCAGCGCCGTAAGGGCCACTGA